In the genome of Yersinia enterocolitica, the window AGATAGCTGCTACTGGAATGGCCTGACAAGGTACCCTCAATGGAAAAGTTACTTATTGTTAATGCTGATGATTTTGGTCTATGCAAAGGTCAAAATTACGGAATCATTGAAGCATTCCGGCATGGTGTTGTCTCATCGACTACAGCGATGATGAATTGTGCGGATATCTATCATGCAGCGGAACTGAGTAAGCAAAATCCAACGTTGGCTGTGGGGATGCATTTTGTTCTCACTTACGGGCGGCCGTTAACGTCAATGCCATCATTAGTTGATGCCAGCGGTGCTCTGGGCAAATGGTTGTGGCAACGCGCCGAAGCGGGTGAGCTGAATCCTGGCGAGATAGCTCGGGAGTTGGCGGCTCAGTTTGATAAGTTTGTTGCTGTCTTCGGCCGTGCACCCACTCACATCGACAGCCATCATCATATACATATGTTGCCGCAAATTTATCCGCTGGTTGTTGCTTTTGCCCACGAGAAATCTCTTCCACTGCGTATTGATCGCAATGAAGTACAGCGGCATGAGATTGTGCTTAATAACCCGCGAAGCAGTGAGTGGTTCGATGCCGGTTTTTATGGTGAGGCTTTATCTGAGCAGACATTTTTGCGGTTGTTGGAAAATGCCAGTCAAAAAGCAATTAACTCACTTGAGATTATGTGCCATCCGGCGTTTGTTGATAACATCCTCATGACCAGCGGCTATTGTTATCCACGCTTGACCGAGTTGGACGTGCTGACGTCGCCGGCATTAAAGCAAGCCATTGAGCAGCGTGGCTATAGATTGGGGTCATATTTGGATTGCTGAAATTATTAACATAAAGTCGCCCTTTGCCGATAATCATTATACTGACTTAGCGAGTGATAAGGATATGTCCGATGGGTATAAATGCGAGTTTACCAATAGCAGCAACGACGGGAAATGGCAGCAAGAATAC includes:
- a CDS encoding chitin disaccharide deacetylase — its product is MEKLLIVNADDFGLCKGQNYGIIEAFRHGVVSSTTAMMNCADIYHAAELSKQNPTLAVGMHFVLTYGRPLTSMPSLVDASGALGKWLWQRAEAGELNPGEIARELAAQFDKFVAVFGRAPTHIDSHHHIHMLPQIYPLVVAFAHEKSLPLRIDRNEVQRHEIVLNNPRSSEWFDAGFYGEALSEQTFLRLLENASQKAINSLEIMCHPAFVDNILMTSGYCYPRLTELDVLTSPALKQAIEQRGYRLGSYLDC